One part of the Leucobacter triazinivorans genome encodes these proteins:
- a CDS encoding amino acid synthesis family protein — protein MAEHTIEIRKTFSQIEEVRTSAGTTDSGGPLRKVAVCAVIRNPYAGRGYVEDLSALIDASGEVGTLLGAEALRLLGAPVASYGKAGLVGSSGEQEHINAALTSVFGNAFRAAIGGGEAWITSMTKRAGAGTLIDVPTAYKDDVWVRSHYDGMEVRVPDAPQADEIVVIAAVTNRGRINARVGGMSVAEVQEKGL, from the coding sequence ATGGCAGAACACACGATCGAGATCCGCAAGACCTTCTCCCAGATCGAGGAGGTCAGGACTTCGGCGGGAACCACCGACAGCGGCGGCCCATTGCGGAAGGTCGCCGTCTGCGCTGTGATCCGCAATCCCTACGCGGGGCGGGGATACGTCGAGGATCTGTCGGCCCTTATCGATGCCTCGGGCGAGGTCGGCACGCTCTTGGGAGCGGAGGCGCTGCGCCTGCTCGGGGCACCGGTCGCGAGCTATGGGAAGGCCGGTCTCGTCGGCAGCTCCGGCGAGCAGGAGCACATCAACGCGGCGCTCACATCGGTCTTCGGCAACGCGTTCCGCGCCGCGATCGGCGGCGGTGAGGCCTGGATCACATCGATGACGAAGCGCGCCGGCGCCGGCACGCTCATCGACGTCCCGACCGCTTATAAGGACGACGTCTGGGTGCGCTCGCACTACGACGGCATGGAGGTGCGCGTGCCCGACGCCCCGCAAGCCGATGAGATTGTCGTGATCGCGGCCGTCACCAACCGCGGCCGCATCAATGCTCGAGTGGGCGGTATGTCGGTGGCAGAGGTGCAGGAGAAGGGGCTGTGA
- a CDS encoding SDR family NAD(P)-dependent oxidoreductase, translated as MSGSLSGMHVLVTGGGSGIARAAAERYHREGAVVTVLNRSRAGADAVRATSGGGIHAIVGDATDPEALRRAISEAVDTEGRLHHLTCGVGVFDGYARVSELSAEALMVAAEESWRVNVRSTLLAVNLAAPALRAARGSITLTLSESAFNAIGGGALYGSSKWALRGIVDHLSAELAPEIRVNGVAPGGTGGTRFGGLQSIGQTATADQVDGRDERIAAQTLLGVTAMPADHSGAYRFLADPVDARVITGVVIRSDGGRRL; from the coding sequence ATGAGCGGCTCGCTCTCAGGGATGCACGTCCTCGTGACGGGCGGCGGGTCGGGTATCGCGCGGGCCGCGGCCGAGCGCTATCACCGCGAGGGTGCGGTCGTCACCGTGCTCAATCGCTCCCGGGCGGGGGCAGACGCCGTGCGTGCGACCTCCGGAGGCGGCATCCACGCGATCGTGGGTGACGCGACCGATCCCGAGGCCCTCCGCCGGGCGATTTCGGAGGCGGTGGACACGGAAGGGCGGCTGCACCATCTGACCTGCGGGGTCGGGGTGTTCGACGGATACGCGCGCGTGAGCGAGCTCAGCGCCGAAGCGCTGATGGTCGCCGCCGAGGAGAGCTGGCGCGTGAACGTGCGCTCGACGCTGCTCGCGGTCAACCTCGCCGCTCCGGCTCTCCGCGCTGCGCGCGGCTCCATTACGCTCACGCTCTCCGAGTCGGCGTTCAATGCGATCGGGGGAGGAGCGCTCTACGGCAGTTCCAAGTGGGCGCTCCGCGGGATCGTGGACCATCTCTCGGCCGAACTCGCCCCTGAGATCCGTGTCAACGGCGTGGCCCCGGGCGGCACCGGGGGCACTCGCTTCGGCGGCCTGCAGTCGATCGGGCAGACGGCGACCGCGGATCAGGTCGACGGGCGCGATGAGCGGATCGCGGCGCAGACGCTCCTCGGCGTCACGGCAATGCCCGCGGACCACAGCGGCGCATACCGCTTTCTCGCGGATCCGGTCGATGCCCGTGTCATCACGGGCGTCGTGATCCGGAGCGACGGCGGAAGGCGCCTGTAG
- a CDS encoding aromatic ring-hydroxylating oxygenase subunit alpha: MTTESIPESPTPWTTELRPTRPKRSKVASEDVVARLREIRSDLAEGRFPAHVFNDQEIFDLEQEHLFGKAWSFLAHETEIPKPGDYVTRYIGNNNLIVARDEHGEIHANLNMCRHRGNMMCKSEMGNASHFRCSYHGWVYKNSGQLIGVPYMAEGYEGRLKRKDWSLVPARVDSYAGLVFGTFDPDAPSLDEYLGGFQFYLDLYLKQGVAGSEVHGPPDHWITETDWKIAAENFAGDGYHTPVAHQFGFNLGYFPSSGSTHSQGWAASIPGKGHGIGLGHTPGFTPFAGFPEELTEEMRRSFSPEQIEVFSNTRTAVGTVFPNLSFLMQPFSLTPGGEGVRFVTMRLGLMSVMLTRVSLHAASATLPTLTTSNSTGVSLPSLRWRRFR, translated from the coding sequence ATGACAACGGAGTCCATACCCGAGAGCCCGACCCCATGGACCACCGAGCTGCGACCCACCCGCCCCAAGCGGTCGAAGGTCGCCTCGGAGGACGTGGTGGCGCGCCTCCGCGAGATTCGCAGTGATCTCGCGGAGGGGCGATTCCCGGCTCACGTGTTCAACGATCAAGAGATCTTCGATCTCGAGCAGGAGCACCTCTTCGGCAAGGCGTGGAGCTTCCTGGCGCACGAGACGGAGATCCCGAAACCCGGTGACTACGTCACCCGCTACATCGGCAACAACAACCTGATCGTCGCCCGCGACGAGCACGGTGAGATCCACGCGAATCTCAACATGTGCCGCCACCGGGGGAACATGATGTGCAAGTCGGAGATGGGGAACGCCTCACACTTCCGCTGCTCGTACCATGGATGGGTGTACAAGAACTCCGGCCAGTTGATCGGCGTTCCGTACATGGCCGAGGGGTACGAAGGCCGACTGAAACGGAAGGACTGGAGCCTGGTCCCGGCTCGCGTCGACAGCTATGCGGGCCTGGTCTTCGGTACCTTCGATCCCGATGCCCCGTCACTCGACGAGTACCTGGGCGGGTTCCAGTTCTACCTCGACCTCTATCTGAAGCAGGGCGTGGCGGGCAGCGAGGTGCACGGACCGCCCGATCATTGGATCACCGAGACGGACTGGAAGATCGCAGCGGAGAACTTCGCGGGTGACGGGTACCACACGCCCGTTGCGCATCAGTTCGGCTTCAACCTGGGCTATTTCCCCTCGTCGGGATCCACGCACAGCCAGGGCTGGGCCGCGAGCATCCCCGGAAAGGGACACGGAATCGGGCTCGGCCACACGCCGGGGTTCACCCCCTTCGCCGGCTTCCCGGAGGAGCTCACGGAAGAGATGAGGCGGAGCTTCTCGCCCGAGCAGATCGAGGTCTTCAGCAACACTCGGACCGCGGTCGGCACCGTGTTCCCGAACCTCTCGTTCCTGATGCAGCCCTTCAGCCTCACCCCGGGTGGCGAAGGCGTGCGGTTCGTCACGATGCGCCTGGGTCTGATGTCGGTTATGTTGACTCGGGTTTCTCTTCACGCCGCGAGTGCGACGCTGCCTACATTAACAACTTCAAACTCCACTGGGGTAAGTCTCCCTAGCCTGCGCTGGCGACGCTTCCGGTGA
- a CDS encoding IS3 family transposase (programmed frameshift) → MAKYSEEFKKDAVALVRQGATQREVGRDLGVSKSALSKWVADAERRDAGLPVTKDVTAAEDAQIRELIRRNRLLEQENEVLRRAAAYLSQIHINAPKIVFPLVQELAAKDAPIRVPVVVACRVLGFSKQAYYQWVKQPVSKREADDRHLIGVLRTLHAEDPEFGYRFLADEMQGLGYAVTERRVWRLCKQAGIRSVITKRKGRASRAGAPVGDDLVERQFTAQGPNRLWLTDITEQWTNEGRLYMCAVKDVWSNKVVGYSIGPRMQASLAVGALENAVMQRGRPVGTVVHSDRGGQFRSQSFQSALRRHQLQGSMGRVGAAGDNAAMESFFSLLQKNVLDRKVWETREELRLAIVSWVEGKYHRKRRQRRLGRLTPVEFEVVNVGSVALAA, encoded by the exons ATGGCGAAATACTCGGAGGAGTTCAAAAAAGACGCGGTCGCGTTAGTGCGGCAGGGTGCGACACAACGAGAAGTCGGACGAGATCTTGGAGTCTCAAAGTCGGCGCTGTCGAAATGGGTGGCTGATGCTGAACGGCGTGATGCTGGCCTACCCGTGACGAAAGACGTGACCGCGGCGGAGGATGCGCAGATTCGTGAGTTGATACGCCGCAATAGGCTCCTCGAGCAGGAGAACGAAGTGCTTAGGCGGGCAGCAGCGTATTTGTCGCAGATTCATATCA ACGCCCCCAAAATAGTGTTCCCGCTCGTCCAAGAACTGGCCGCGAAGGACGCCCCGATCCGGGTGCCTGTCGTGGTGGCGTGTCGGGTACTCGGGTTTTCGAAACAGGCGTACTACCAGTGGGTAAAGCAGCCAGTTTCGAAACGCGAAGCTGATGATCGGCATCTCATCGGGGTGCTGCGTACGCTTCATGCTGAAGATCCCGAGTTTGGGTACCGGTTCCTCGCTGACGAGATGCAGGGCCTCGGCTATGCCGTCACTGAACGGCGTGTGTGGCGGCTGTGCAAACAGGCAGGCATTCGATCAGTGATCACGAAGCGGAAGGGCCGTGCCAGTCGTGCTGGTGCTCCGGTGGGTGACGATCTCGTCGAGCGCCAGTTCACCGCCCAGGGCCCGAACCGGTTGTGGTTGACCGACATTACAGAGCAATGGACGAACGAGGGTCGCCTGTACATGTGCGCGGTGAAAGACGTCTGGTCTAACAAAGTCGTCGGCTACTCAATCGGGCCACGCATGCAGGCATCGCTTGCGGTGGGGGCGCTTGAGAACGCGGTCATGCAGCGCGGTCGTCCGGTCGGGACGGTGGTGCACTCAGACAGAGGCGGTCAATTTCGTTCCCAGAGCTTCCAATCGGCGTTACGTCGGCACCAGTTGCAGGGCTCGATGGGGCGCGTGGGTGCTGCTGGGGATAACGCGGCGATGGAAAGTTTCTTCTCGCTTTTGCAGAAGAATGTTCTAGATCGGAAGGTGTGGGAGACCCGGGAAGAGCTTCGTTTGGCGATTGTTTCTTGGGTTGAGGGGAAGTATCACCGGAAGCGTCGCCAGCGCAGGCTAGGGAGACTTACCCCAGTGGAGTTTGAAGTTGTTAATGTAGGCAGCGTCGCACTCGCGGCGTGA
- a CDS encoding alpha/beta hydrolase family protein, protein MTTVNNGDALSLIELFPQDEDWSLQTMRLLSQVAVGGADLFECARTAARIGRETTDGEVWQREWSRTGREISEAARAALERGEITTARRAFFRAMSYWRHSEFFLDSSDPRRTEAYNEGRNNFRKAAELSGGLIEQIAVPFEGKEMDGYIVRPDDSGEARPTVLFLGGADSWAEELYFLGGTEFPARNMNVVMVDTPGRGSSLRFKEMYSRPDYEVPVAAILDFLEERSDVDSDRIGLAGVSFGGYYAPRAAAFEPRVKAVAAWCGTWSILTDFYEFYPPLQQQLQWLSGSKDDAEARAKLAEFTLDGIADKIKIPVYVMHGTADIIMDIKGAHRFVEALTSDDVTVDIYDAAGSLHCSYDYMSVAGARLGDWFLHRI, encoded by the coding sequence ATGACTACGGTGAACAACGGCGATGCCCTGTCGCTCATCGAACTATTCCCGCAGGATGAGGACTGGTCGCTGCAGACCATGCGATTGCTCTCGCAGGTCGCCGTCGGCGGAGCCGACCTCTTCGAGTGCGCCCGGACCGCTGCGCGCATCGGTCGGGAGACGACCGACGGAGAGGTCTGGCAGCGCGAGTGGAGCCGCACCGGCCGGGAGATCTCCGAGGCCGCCCGGGCGGCGTTGGAGAGGGGCGAGATCACGACGGCTCGACGCGCGTTCTTCCGCGCCATGAGCTACTGGCGCCACTCGGAGTTCTTCCTCGACTCGTCCGATCCGCGCCGCACCGAGGCGTACAACGAAGGACGGAACAACTTCCGGAAGGCGGCTGAGCTCAGCGGCGGTCTGATCGAGCAGATCGCCGTCCCGTTCGAAGGCAAGGAGATGGACGGGTACATCGTGCGCCCGGACGACTCGGGAGAGGCCCGGCCGACCGTGCTCTTCCTCGGCGGCGCCGATTCCTGGGCCGAAGAACTGTACTTCCTCGGTGGCACCGAGTTCCCCGCTCGCAACATGAATGTCGTCATGGTCGACACACCTGGCCGGGGCAGCTCGCTTCGCTTCAAGGAGATGTACAGCCGTCCCGACTACGAGGTGCCCGTGGCCGCGATCCTCGATTTCCTGGAGGAGCGCAGCGACGTCGACTCCGACCGCATCGGCCTCGCGGGCGTCAGCTTCGGGGGATACTACGCGCCCAGGGCGGCCGCATTCGAGCCGCGGGTCAAGGCGGTCGCCGCGTGGTGCGGCACGTGGAGCATCCTGACCGACTTCTACGAGTTCTATCCGCCGCTGCAGCAGCAACTGCAGTGGCTGAGCGGCTCGAAGGACGATGCCGAGGCCCGAGCGAAGCTCGCGGAGTTCACGCTCGACGGCATCGCCGACAAGATCAAGATCCCGGTCTACGTGATGCACGGCACCGCCGACATCATCATGGACATCAAGGGGGCCCACCGCTTCGTCGAAGCGCTCACCTCGGACGATGTGACGGTGGACATCTACGATGCGGCCGGTTCGCTGCACTGCAGCTACGACTACATGTCGGTCGCCGGTGCGCGGCTCGGAGATTGGTTCCTGCACCGCATCTGA
- a CDS encoding NAD(P)/FAD-dependent oxidoreductase has protein sequence MRRIVVVGASLAGVHAAEALRERDYDGELTLVSAEARLPYDRPPISKELLLGTMESEQLLLRPESWYHERGVELRLGAAARGLDPAARTIALADGSELAYDGLILATGSTARRLPAVPDGPTVHVLRDLDHALALRPALQPGKHLVVIGGGFIGLEVAGVARRLGLDVTLVENSPIPLVRAFGSDTGDWYRRLHERNGVQFVHECAIDSIGTNRGGTVLGLSDGSAITGDIVVAGIGSIPSIDWLAGSGVALSGGVLCTPDLATSAPGVVAAGDIARWHNPIFGQEMRVEHWSNAVDQGRHAAATLLGDRSPFASVPYFWTDQHDTKMRFVGRAAGATDTRVELISDDKLVVTYGRDGVLIGAVCVGAPRQLAKYKVAIQNRVPWEDAAESQLASTV, from the coding sequence ATGCGCCGAATCGTCGTGGTCGGTGCGTCGCTCGCCGGGGTGCACGCCGCCGAGGCGCTCCGCGAGCGCGACTACGACGGGGAGCTGACGCTCGTATCAGCCGAAGCCCGGCTCCCGTACGATCGGCCGCCCATCTCCAAGGAACTGCTGCTCGGCACGATGGAGTCCGAGCAGCTCCTGCTGCGACCCGAGTCCTGGTACCACGAGCGCGGTGTCGAGTTGCGCCTCGGCGCCGCGGCCCGGGGCCTCGATCCCGCGGCGCGGACGATTGCACTGGCGGACGGCAGCGAGCTCGCGTATGACGGCCTGATCCTCGCGACCGGGTCGACCGCGAGACGATTGCCCGCCGTCCCCGACGGCCCGACGGTCCACGTGCTCCGAGACCTCGATCACGCGCTCGCGCTCCGTCCGGCGCTCCAGCCCGGCAAGCACCTCGTCGTCATCGGCGGCGGATTCATCGGGCTGGAGGTCGCCGGCGTTGCGCGCCGACTCGGCCTGGACGTCACGCTCGTGGAGAACTCCCCGATCCCGCTGGTGCGCGCGTTCGGCAGCGACACGGGAGACTGGTACCGGCGCCTGCATGAGCGCAACGGGGTCCAGTTCGTGCACGAGTGCGCGATCGACTCCATCGGGACGAATCGTGGCGGGACCGTGCTGGGCCTGAGCGACGGCTCGGCGATCACCGGCGATATCGTCGTCGCAGGGATCGGCTCCATCCCCTCGATCGACTGGTTGGCCGGCAGCGGCGTCGCGCTCTCCGGGGGCGTGCTCTGCACCCCGGATCTGGCGACCAGTGCGCCGGGGGTGGTCGCGGCGGGCGACATCGCCCGCTGGCACAATCCGATATTCGGTCAGGAGATGCGCGTCGAGCACTGGTCGAACGCAGTGGATCAAGGGCGTCACGCGGCGGCGACGTTGCTCGGCGACCGGTCCCCATTCGCTTCCGTGCCGTATTTCTGGACCGATCAGCACGACACGAAGATGCGATTCGTCGGCCGGGCGGCGGGGGCGACCGACACCCGAGTCGAGCTCATCTCCGACGACAAGCTGGTCGTGACCTATGGGCGCGACGGCGTGCTGATCGGAGCCGTCTGCGTCGGCGCCCCGAGGCAGCTCGCGAAGTACAAGGTAGCGATCCAGAATCGCGTCCCGTGGGAGGACGCGGCCGAATCGCAGCTGGCATCGACCGTCTGA
- a CDS encoding dihydrodipicolinate synthase family protein: protein MSKLPKVTGRDMRGVMSYPPTPALPGSDQVEAQNTVDLAETERMITQLMRDGVDAIALNGTLGEMATLTLDEWKAFAECAVQTAHSIDPDFPIFVGATTLSTRETVSRMRFLSELGATGTLLGRPMWGEMVAPVMEKFYRDVAEAVPEMAIVVYDNTAAFGGIIPRSVYRTLVQLPQVVAVKYAGGASVGFRYHNDMAHTGTKFPLMPIETDWFPAWEMYGEELVGMAWSSTTAMGPDPVLHLRDALQQGRTEDARWLTERLRWAHEPFIVGQDFFEFAKYNIPLEKIRVNQAGYIHVGQSRVPYTEDLVPQVHWDTTTQHVERYKQISAEIEARLGARDK from the coding sequence ATGAGCAAGCTTCCCAAGGTCACCGGCCGCGACATGCGCGGTGTCATGTCCTACCCGCCCACCCCCGCCCTGCCCGGCTCCGATCAGGTCGAAGCGCAGAACACGGTCGATCTCGCCGAGACCGAGCGCATGATCACGCAGCTGATGCGCGACGGCGTCGACGCGATCGCGCTCAACGGCACCCTCGGCGAGATGGCCACGCTGACGCTCGACGAGTGGAAGGCCTTCGCCGAGTGCGCCGTGCAGACGGCCCACTCGATCGATCCCGACTTCCCGATCTTCGTCGGTGCGACGACGCTGAGCACCCGCGAGACGGTATCGCGCATGCGCTTCCTGTCCGAGCTCGGCGCCACCGGAACCCTGCTGGGCCGACCGATGTGGGGGGAGATGGTGGCCCCGGTCATGGAGAAGTTCTACCGCGATGTCGCCGAGGCGGTTCCCGAGATGGCGATCGTGGTGTACGACAACACCGCGGCGTTCGGCGGCATCATCCCCCGCTCGGTGTATCGCACGCTGGTGCAACTGCCCCAGGTCGTCGCGGTGAAGTACGCGGGCGGCGCCTCGGTGGGGTTCCGCTACCACAACGACATGGCCCACACCGGCACGAAGTTTCCGCTCATGCCCATCGAGACCGACTGGTTCCCCGCGTGGGAGATGTACGGCGAGGAGCTCGTCGGCATGGCTTGGTCGTCGACCACGGCCATGGGCCCGGATCCCGTGCTGCACCTGCGCGACGCGCTGCAGCAGGGCCGCACCGAGGACGCGCGCTGGTTGACGGAGCGGCTGCGCTGGGCGCACGAGCCGTTCATCGTCGGCCAGGACTTCTTCGAGTTCGCCAAGTACAACATTCCGCTCGAGAAGATCCGTGTCAACCAGGCAGGGTACATCCACGTGGGTCAGAGCCGCGTGCCCTACACCGAGGACCTCGTGCCGCAGGTGCACTGGGACACCACCACTCAGCACGTCGAGCGGTACAAGCAGATCAGCGCCGAGATCGAAGCGCGTCTGGGCGCGCGCGACAAGTAG
- a CDS encoding SRPBCC family protein yields MYSWCLVPKDASDEYKEAAYQAYTLAFAQAGTFEQDDLENWARVTRMAKSSAAKDLRFPYMMGLEAERDHDFPGPGHVVKPYVNDSNFRNLWTRWADYLLGEA; encoded by the coding sequence ATGTACTCGTGGTGCCTGGTCCCCAAGGACGCCTCCGACGAATACAAGGAGGCCGCGTACCAGGCCTACACGCTGGCATTCGCTCAGGCGGGCACCTTCGAGCAGGACGACCTCGAGAACTGGGCGCGCGTCACGCGCATGGCGAAGTCGTCGGCGGCGAAGGATCTCCGCTTTCCCTACATGATGGGCCTCGAAGCCGAGCGGGATCACGATTTCCCGGGTCCCGGCCACGTGGTGAAGCCCTATGTCAACGACTCCAACTTCCGCAACCTCTGGACGCGTTGGGCGGACTACCTGCTCGGAGAGGCCTGA
- a CDS encoding ferredoxin: MTFKITVDLGACQGYANCLIEGPALFDIDDDTNKAVVIGSDEHDESLRAQAEAAKRGCPAHAIFIEDV, encoded by the coding sequence ATGACCTTCAAGATCACCGTCGATCTGGGAGCCTGCCAAGGCTATGCGAACTGTCTCATCGAGGGGCCCGCCCTCTTCGACATCGATGACGACACCAACAAGGCCGTCGTGATCGGCAGCGACGAGCACGATGAGTCGCTGCGCGCACAGGCGGAGGCGGCTAAACGCGGATGCCCGGCGCACGCGATCTTCATCGAGGACGTCTGA
- a CDS encoding 2,3-dihydroxyphenylpropionate 1,2-dioxygenase, whose protein sequence is MGKIVGAFTGSHSPGVTGWPERAEQAKREAIEGAFAEARRRIDALRPDAIIGISVEHFTNFNFGNLPAFAISTADSHLGPVTPEMAEFLNVEQHQYPGNGALGRHVYEFAIANEFDPALVEGGMAFDENFCVPFKHFDPDSKYPLVPIIVNGVNPPWPTAKRSYEFGEMIRRAVEAQDEVERVVVIGTGGLSHWVGLPESGTVNEEFDRDFIARIESGDPEQLKSYSPAEIDAAGNGAHEVRTWIAAAGAIGAPFEVLAYEPVPEWLTGTAVAAATPGFEGR, encoded by the coding sequence ATGGGCAAGATCGTAGGCGCATTCACCGGATCGCATTCCCCCGGCGTGACCGGCTGGCCCGAGCGGGCGGAGCAGGCGAAGCGCGAAGCCATCGAGGGTGCGTTCGCCGAGGCGCGGCGCCGCATCGACGCGCTCCGGCCCGACGCCATCATCGGCATCTCGGTCGAGCACTTCACCAACTTCAATTTCGGCAATCTGCCGGCCTTCGCGATCTCGACTGCCGACTCGCACCTCGGGCCGGTCACCCCGGAGATGGCCGAGTTTCTGAACGTGGAGCAGCACCAGTACCCGGGCAACGGCGCGTTGGGCCGCCACGTCTACGAGTTCGCGATCGCCAACGAGTTCGATCCGGCCCTCGTCGAGGGCGGCATGGCGTTCGACGAGAACTTCTGCGTGCCGTTCAAGCACTTCGACCCCGACTCGAAGTATCCGCTCGTGCCGATCATCGTCAACGGCGTCAACCCGCCGTGGCCCACGGCCAAGCGCAGCTATGAGTTCGGCGAGATGATCCGCCGCGCGGTCGAGGCGCAGGACGAGGTCGAGCGCGTCGTCGTCATCGGCACCGGTGGCCTGTCCCACTGGGTCGGCTTGCCCGAGTCGGGCACGGTCAACGAGGAGTTCGACCGCGATTTCATCGCCCGCATCGAAAGCGGCGATCCCGAACAGCTCAAGAGCTACTCGCCGGCCGAGATCGACGCCGCCGGCAACGGCGCGCACGAGGTGCGCACGTGGATCGCGGCGGCCGGCGCGATCGGAGCGCCGTTCGAGGTGCTCGCCTACGAGCCGGTTCCCGAGTGGCTGACCGGTACCGCCGTCGCCGCTGCGACTCCCGGCTTCGAAGGCCGATAG
- a CDS encoding aromatic-ring-hydroxylating dioxygenase subunit beta, with protein sequence MNATALSPVDRHVQLDIREFMEREVHALDERRFRDWLEFLADDITYDVPLRVVREDLAEWELSPNGRIFQDTKDTLEVRVRRLETDFSWAEQPPSRTRHFITGVLVDPTEVDGEFAVSSSCLIYRSRGDSIDPNFVSVARKDLVRRVGESFQIARRWAAIDQAVINAHNLSIFI encoded by the coding sequence ATGAACGCAACAGCGCTGAGCCCCGTCGACCGGCATGTGCAGCTCGACATCCGCGAGTTCATGGAGCGGGAGGTCCACGCACTCGACGAGCGCCGCTTCCGCGACTGGCTGGAGTTCCTCGCGGACGACATCACCTACGACGTGCCGCTGCGGGTCGTCCGGGAAGACCTCGCCGAATGGGAGCTGTCTCCCAACGGTCGGATCTTCCAAGACACCAAGGACACGCTCGAAGTGCGCGTGCGGCGTCTGGAGACGGACTTCTCCTGGGCGGAGCAGCCCCCTTCGCGCACGAGGCACTTCATCACGGGCGTGCTGGTCGACCCGACAGAGGTGGACGGCGAGTTCGCAGTCAGTTCCTCCTGTCTCATTTACCGGAGCCGCGGCGACAGCATCGACCCCAACTTCGTTTCGGTGGCCCGCAAGGACCTGGTCCGCCGGGTAGGCGAGAGCTTTCAGATCGCGCGCCGCTGGGCGGCGATCGACCAGGCGGTCATCAACGCCCACAACCTGTCCATCTTCATCTGA
- a CDS encoding amidohydrolase family protein, which produces MSSGSLAIVGAGAILSGDWRAPVVQGADTVIVRDGMISAVGREADLRSEIAASEQTVDAVGTTVAPGLIDSHCHVVLGDYTPRQKTVDFLASYVHGGITSVVSPGEIHAPGRPSSAIGVKALAIAAKECFDNFRPGGMTVHAGAVVLEPTLQERDFADLQEAGVRLAKFGFGRYADPADGVDQVRWAKQHGITVMSHSGGASIPGSKPITPEHLRTLAPHVCGHVNGGPTALDEAGVDLIMDETDMALQLVQAGNLRSAVRIINRAAEREIFDRVVIGSDTPTGTGVMPLGVLKTVAELSSLSEVDPARVWAAASGSNARVWNLPAGFVEPGRAADLVVLDAPWGSTREDALGALAVGDIPGISAVITSGVVRTLRSRNTPQAARAAEVTPRIEHLEHAGH; this is translated from the coding sequence GTGAGCAGCGGTTCGCTCGCGATTGTCGGGGCCGGTGCGATCCTCTCCGGCGACTGGCGCGCGCCCGTCGTTCAGGGAGCCGACACGGTGATCGTGCGGGACGGGATGATCTCTGCCGTGGGGCGCGAGGCGGATCTGCGCTCCGAGATCGCGGCCTCGGAGCAGACCGTCGATGCCGTGGGAACCACGGTCGCCCCGGGTCTCATCGATTCGCACTGCCACGTGGTGCTCGGCGACTACACTCCTCGCCAGAAGACGGTCGACTTCCTCGCCAGCTACGTTCACGGTGGCATTACGAGCGTGGTTTCGCCGGGAGAGATCCATGCTCCCGGGCGGCCCAGCAGCGCGATCGGGGTGAAGGCTCTGGCCATAGCTGCGAAGGAGTGCTTCGACAACTTCCGCCCGGGCGGGATGACCGTGCACGCGGGGGCTGTGGTCCTCGAGCCGACGCTCCAAGAACGTGACTTCGCCGATCTGCAGGAGGCCGGTGTGCGGCTCGCGAAGTTCGGATTCGGTCGCTACGCCGATCCGGCCGACGGCGTCGATCAAGTGCGCTGGGCCAAGCAGCACGGCATCACCGTGATGAGCCACTCGGGAGGTGCGAGCATTCCGGGCAGCAAGCCGATCACGCCGGAGCATCTCCGCACGCTCGCGCCGCATGTCTGCGGACACGTCAACGGAGGCCCGACGGCGCTGGACGAGGCCGGCGTCGACCTCATCATGGACGAGACGGATATGGCTTTGCAGCTCGTGCAGGCGGGGAACCTGCGATCGGCCGTGCGCATCATCAACCGGGCCGCCGAACGCGAAATCTTCGACCGCGTGGTGATCGGCTCTGATACGCCGACCGGAACCGGAGTGATGCCCCTCGGAGTGCTGAAGACCGTCGCCGAGCTGTCCTCGCTCTCCGAGGTGGACCCGGCGCGAGTGTGGGCGGCCGCGAGTGGCAGCAATGCTCGTGTCTGGAACCTGCCGGCCGGATTCGTCGAGCCCGGACGGGCTGCGGACCTGGTGGTCCTCGACGCGCCCTGGGGATCGACCCGCGAGGATGCGCTGGGCGCCCTTGCGGTCGGGGATATCCCGGGCATCTCCGCAGTCATCACCAGCGGGGTCGTGCGCACCCTGCGCAGTCGGAACACGCCGCAGGCGGCGCGCGCTGCCGAGGTGACACCGCGCATCGAGCACCTCGAACACGCGGGGCACTGA